From one Magnolia sinica isolate HGM2019 chromosome 18, MsV1, whole genome shotgun sequence genomic stretch:
- the LOC131232324 gene encoding uncharacterized protein LOC131232324 — MPKCSSNACDPSTSCNPREAGSHVAMEGSCQSANNSGDVANLCKFVEYGIEGSIVLLQACLDQVKFQSEDFQSKPDLLSAIFRYFLGRPNFATVFCEALRSKVISEVFLEGLSKQLHLSTPEKIVVGLALSDSGNTDFKIRGQNFCMAHIEELCTKPASEEKALILAHRKEIEETMEIVREILSDSRTSCSCSSAKHKSYPNLVL; from the exons ATGCCCAAGTGCTCATCGAATGCATGTGATCCTTCGACCAGCTGCAATCCACGTGAAGCAGGTTCACATGTTGCAATGGAAGGGAGTTGTCAATCtgcaaataatagtggtgatgtTGCTAACCTGTGCAAG TTTGTTGAATATGGGATTGAGGGAAGCATTGTACTGCTCCAAGCCTGCTTAGATCAAGTGAAATTTCAGAGCGAAGACTTTCAGTCAAAGCCAGATCTTCTATCAGCTATCTTTAGATACTTTTTGGGTAGACCAAATTTTGCCACAGTTTTCTGTGAAGCACTGAGAAGTAAAGTGATCAGTGAAGTATTTCTAGAAGGTCTCTCCAAGCAATTGCATTTGTCTACACCTGAGAAAATTGTTGTTGGTCTTGCTCTGTCAGATTCAGGAAATACGGATTTCAAAATCAGAG GGCAAAATTTCTGCATGGCACATATTGAGGAATTATGTACAAAGCCTGCTTCT GAAGAAAAGGCTCTCATTTTAGCTCATAGAAAAGAAATTGAAGAGACGATGGAGATTGTGCGTGAA ATACTTTCAGACAGCCGAACAAGCTGTAGTTGTTCATCAGCCAAGCATAAGTCATACCCAAATCTTGTGTTGTGA
- the LOC131233549 gene encoding uncharacterized protein LOC131233549, with protein MIGAESENPNPIPIPSLWFPGKTVVYPVTASARAQEMAKYREELIGLLRNVPESDYELSLTDLVEKQSAVDDSVVESSFSEQSRNRPGGLTWKGKHKKSKSVSGSGRGVLLNLFVPVSMTRSLTRSGSSVSTRAPLDCNGRVDASPGCLSVIWDRSKSRSRRQKGENQ; from the exons atgatcggcGCTGAGTCGGAGAATCCGAATCCGATTCCCATTCCGTCTCTCTGGTTTCCAGGGAAGACGGTTGTATACCCTGTCACAGCTTCCGCACGTGCGCAGGAGATGGCTAAGTACCGGGAAGAGCTGATCGGACTTTTGCGCAACGTGCCGGAATCGGACTACGAGCTCTCTCTCACGGACCTGGTCGAGAAGCAATCGGCAGTCGATGACTCAGTCGTCGAGTCGAGTTTTTCCGAACAGAGCAGGAATCGGCCTGGCGGGCTGACGTGGAAGGGAAAGCATAAGAAGAGCAAGAGCGTGAGCGGCAGCGGGCGAGGTGTGCTGCTGAACTTGTTCGTGCCCGTTTCGATGACTCGGAGCCTCACCAGGTCGGGTTCGTCCGTGTCGACTCGGGCTCCGCTCGATTGCAACGGAAG GGTGGATGCGTCTCCCGGCTGCTTGTCTGTTATTTGGGACAGAAGCAAAAGCCGATCGAGGAGGCAGAAAGGAGAGAATCAATGa